From one Electrophorus electricus isolate fEleEle1 chromosome 20, fEleEle1.pri, whole genome shotgun sequence genomic stretch:
- the mapk14b gene encoding mitogen-activated protein kinase 14B isoform X1 translates to MLPGLGGLFATDSVMHDVATQHAVPRGIGFVSLPSRSCLELHRSAYDVKSGLKIAVKKLSRPFQSIIHAKRTYRELRLLKHMKHENVIGLLDVFTPATSLEEFNDVYLVTHLMGADLNNIVKCQKLTDDHVQFLIYQILRGLKYIHSADIIHRQDLKPSNLAVNEDCELKILDFGLARHTDDEMTGYVATRWYRAPEIMLNWMHYNMTVDIWSVGCIMAELLTGRTLFPGTDHINQLQQIMRLTGTPPASLISRMPSHEARNYINSLPYMPKRSFADVFIGANPLAVDLLEKMLVLDTDKRITASEALAHPYFSQYHDPDDEPEADPYDQSFESRELDIEEWKRLTYEEVLSFVPPAFDGDEMES, encoded by the exons ATGCTTCCAGGATTAGGTGGTCTCTTCGCCACTGACTCAGTCATGCACGACGTGGCCACCCAACATGCAGTCCCTCGCGGAATAGGGTTTGTCTCACTACCCTCCCGTAGCTGTCTCGAGTTGCACCG CTCGGCATACGACGTCAAGTCAGGCCTGAAGATCGCCGTGAAGAAGCTATCCCGCCCCTTCCAGTCCATCATCCACGCCAAGCGTACCTACCGTGAGCTGCGCTTGCTCAAGCACATGAAGCACGAGAAC GTAATTGGTCTTCTGGATGTGTTCACGCCTGCCACCAGCTTGGAGGAATTTAATGACGT GTACCTGGTGACTCACCTCATGGGCGCTGACCTCAACAACATCGTCAAGTGTCAGAAGCTGACGGACGACCATGTGCAGTTTCTCATCTATCAGATCCTGCGAGGCCTCAAG tACATTCACTCGGCGGACATCATCCACAGA CAGGACCTGAAACCCAGTAACCTGGCAGTAAATGAAGACTGTGAGCTCAAG ATTCTGGACTTTGGCCTTGCGAGACACACGGACGACGAGATGACTGGCTACGTGGCCACGCGGTGGTATCGCGCCCCAGAGATCATGCTGAACTGGATGCACTACAACATGACAG TGGACATCTGGTCCGTCGGGTGCATCATGGCCGAGCTGCTCACGGGCCGGACTCTGTTTCCTGGCACGGATC ATATAAACCAGCTTCAGCAGATAATGCGACTGACTGGAACTCCTCCAGCCTCACTAATAAGCAGGATGCCTAGTCACGAG GCCCGGAACTACATAAACTCCTTGCCCTACATGCCAAAGAGGAGTTTCGCGGACGTCTTCATCGGCGCGAACCCTCTAG CTgtggacctgctggagaagaTGCTGGTACTGGACACGGACAAGCGCATCACGGCCTCGGAGGCCCTGGCCCACCCCTATTTCTCCCAGTACCATGACCCGGACGACGAGCCAGAAGCTGACCCGTACGACCAGAGCTTTGAGAGCCGCGAGCTGGACATCGAGGAGTGGAAAA GGCTGACCTACGAGGAGGTGCTTAGCTTTGTGCCACCCGCGTTTGACGGAGATGAGATGGAGTCGTGA
- the mapk14b gene encoding mitogen-activated protein kinase 14B isoform X2, protein MLPGLGGLFATDSVMHDVATQHAVPRGIGFVSLPSRSCLELHRSAYDVKSGLKIAVKKLSRPFQSIIHAKRTYRELRLLKHMKHENVIGLLDVFTPATSLEEFNDVYLVTHLMGADLNNIVKCQKLTDDHVQFLIYQILRGLKYIHSADIIHRQDLKPSNLAVNEDCELKILDFGLARHTDDEMTGYVATRWYRAPEIMLNWMHYNMTVDIWSVGCIMAELLTGRTLFPGTDHIDQLKLILMLVGTPGPELLMKISSDPARNYINSLPYMPKRSFADVFIGANPLAVDLLEKMLVLDTDKRITASEALAHPYFSQYHDPDDEPEADPYDQSFESRELDIEEWKRLTYEEVLSFVPPAFDGDEMES, encoded by the exons ATGCTTCCAGGATTAGGTGGTCTCTTCGCCACTGACTCAGTCATGCACGACGTGGCCACCCAACATGCAGTCCCTCGCGGAATAGGGTTTGTCTCACTACCCTCCCGTAGCTGTCTCGAGTTGCACCG CTCGGCATACGACGTCAAGTCAGGCCTGAAGATCGCCGTGAAGAAGCTATCCCGCCCCTTCCAGTCCATCATCCACGCCAAGCGTACCTACCGTGAGCTGCGCTTGCTCAAGCACATGAAGCACGAGAAC GTAATTGGTCTTCTGGATGTGTTCACGCCTGCCACCAGCTTGGAGGAATTTAATGACGT GTACCTGGTGACTCACCTCATGGGCGCTGACCTCAACAACATCGTCAAGTGTCAGAAGCTGACGGACGACCATGTGCAGTTTCTCATCTATCAGATCCTGCGAGGCCTCAAG tACATTCACTCGGCGGACATCATCCACAGA CAGGACCTGAAACCCAGTAACCTGGCAGTAAATGAAGACTGTGAGCTCAAG ATTCTGGACTTTGGCCTTGCGAGACACACGGACGACGAGATGACTGGCTACGTGGCCACGCGGTGGTATCGCGCCCCAGAGATCATGCTGAACTGGATGCACTACAACATGACAG TGGACATCTGGTCCGTCGGGTGCATCATGGCCGAGCTGCTCACGGGCCGGACTCTGTTTCCTGGCACGGATC ATATTGATCAGTTGAAGTTAATCTTGATGCTCGTCGGAACCCCAGGGCCCGAGCTCTTAATGAAAATATCTTCAGACCCT GCCCGGAACTACATAAACTCCTTGCCCTACATGCCAAAGAGGAGTTTCGCGGACGTCTTCATCGGCGCGAACCCTCTAG CTgtggacctgctggagaagaTGCTGGTACTGGACACGGACAAGCGCATCACGGCCTCGGAGGCCCTGGCCCACCCCTATTTCTCCCAGTACCATGACCCGGACGACGAGCCAGAAGCTGACCCGTACGACCAGAGCTTTGAGAGCCGCGAGCTGGACATCGAGGAGTGGAAAA GGCTGACCTACGAGGAGGTGCTTAGCTTTGTGCCACCCGCGTTTGACGGAGATGAGATGGAGTCGTGA
- the mapk14b gene encoding mitogen-activated protein kinase 14B isoform X3, protein MLPGLGGLFATDSVMHDVATQHAVPRGIGFVSLPSRSCLELHRSAYDVKSGLKIAVKKLSRPFQSIIHAKRTYRELRLLKHMKHENVIGLLDVFTPATSLEEFNDVYLVTHLMGADLNNIVKCQKLTDDHVQFLIYQILRGLKYIHSADIIHRDLKPSNLAVNEDCELKILDFGLARHTDDEMTGYVATRWYRAPEIMLNWMHYNMTVDIWSVGCIMAELLTGRTLFPGTDHINQLQQIMRLTGTPPASLISRMPSHEARNYINSLPYMPKRSFADVFIGANPLAVDLLEKMLVLDTDKRITASEALAHPYFSQYHDPDDEPEADPYDQSFESRELDIEEWKRLTYEEVLSFVPPAFDGDEMES, encoded by the exons ATGCTTCCAGGATTAGGTGGTCTCTTCGCCACTGACTCAGTCATGCACGACGTGGCCACCCAACATGCAGTCCCTCGCGGAATAGGGTTTGTCTCACTACCCTCCCGTAGCTGTCTCGAGTTGCACCG CTCGGCATACGACGTCAAGTCAGGCCTGAAGATCGCCGTGAAGAAGCTATCCCGCCCCTTCCAGTCCATCATCCACGCCAAGCGTACCTACCGTGAGCTGCGCTTGCTCAAGCACATGAAGCACGAGAAC GTAATTGGTCTTCTGGATGTGTTCACGCCTGCCACCAGCTTGGAGGAATTTAATGACGT GTACCTGGTGACTCACCTCATGGGCGCTGACCTCAACAACATCGTCAAGTGTCAGAAGCTGACGGACGACCATGTGCAGTTTCTCATCTATCAGATCCTGCGAGGCCTCAAG tACATTCACTCGGCGGACATCATCCACAGA GACCTGAAACCCAGTAACCTGGCAGTAAATGAAGACTGTGAGCTCAAG ATTCTGGACTTTGGCCTTGCGAGACACACGGACGACGAGATGACTGGCTACGTGGCCACGCGGTGGTATCGCGCCCCAGAGATCATGCTGAACTGGATGCACTACAACATGACAG TGGACATCTGGTCCGTCGGGTGCATCATGGCCGAGCTGCTCACGGGCCGGACTCTGTTTCCTGGCACGGATC ATATAAACCAGCTTCAGCAGATAATGCGACTGACTGGAACTCCTCCAGCCTCACTAATAAGCAGGATGCCTAGTCACGAG GCCCGGAACTACATAAACTCCTTGCCCTACATGCCAAAGAGGAGTTTCGCGGACGTCTTCATCGGCGCGAACCCTCTAG CTgtggacctgctggagaagaTGCTGGTACTGGACACGGACAAGCGCATCACGGCCTCGGAGGCCCTGGCCCACCCCTATTTCTCCCAGTACCATGACCCGGACGACGAGCCAGAAGCTGACCCGTACGACCAGAGCTTTGAGAGCCGCGAGCTGGACATCGAGGAGTGGAAAA GGCTGACCTACGAGGAGGTGCTTAGCTTTGTGCCACCCGCGTTTGACGGAGATGAGATGGAGTCGTGA
- the mapk14b gene encoding mitogen-activated protein kinase 14B isoform X4 has translation MLPGLGGLFATDSVMHDVATQHAVPRGIGFVSLPSRSCLELHRSAYDVKSGLKIAVKKLSRPFQSIIHAKRTYRELRLLKHMKHENVIGLLDVFTPATSLEEFNDVYLVTHLMGADLNNIVKCQKLTDDHVQFLIYQILRGLKYIHSADIIHRDLKPSNLAVNEDCELKILDFGLARHTDDEMTGYVATRWYRAPEIMLNWMHYNMTVDIWSVGCIMAELLTGRTLFPGTDHIDQLKLILMLVGTPGPELLMKISSDPARNYINSLPYMPKRSFADVFIGANPLAVDLLEKMLVLDTDKRITASEALAHPYFSQYHDPDDEPEADPYDQSFESRELDIEEWKRLTYEEVLSFVPPAFDGDEMES, from the exons ATGCTTCCAGGATTAGGTGGTCTCTTCGCCACTGACTCAGTCATGCACGACGTGGCCACCCAACATGCAGTCCCTCGCGGAATAGGGTTTGTCTCACTACCCTCCCGTAGCTGTCTCGAGTTGCACCG CTCGGCATACGACGTCAAGTCAGGCCTGAAGATCGCCGTGAAGAAGCTATCCCGCCCCTTCCAGTCCATCATCCACGCCAAGCGTACCTACCGTGAGCTGCGCTTGCTCAAGCACATGAAGCACGAGAAC GTAATTGGTCTTCTGGATGTGTTCACGCCTGCCACCAGCTTGGAGGAATTTAATGACGT GTACCTGGTGACTCACCTCATGGGCGCTGACCTCAACAACATCGTCAAGTGTCAGAAGCTGACGGACGACCATGTGCAGTTTCTCATCTATCAGATCCTGCGAGGCCTCAAG tACATTCACTCGGCGGACATCATCCACAGA GACCTGAAACCCAGTAACCTGGCAGTAAATGAAGACTGTGAGCTCAAG ATTCTGGACTTTGGCCTTGCGAGACACACGGACGACGAGATGACTGGCTACGTGGCCACGCGGTGGTATCGCGCCCCAGAGATCATGCTGAACTGGATGCACTACAACATGACAG TGGACATCTGGTCCGTCGGGTGCATCATGGCCGAGCTGCTCACGGGCCGGACTCTGTTTCCTGGCACGGATC ATATTGATCAGTTGAAGTTAATCTTGATGCTCGTCGGAACCCCAGGGCCCGAGCTCTTAATGAAAATATCTTCAGACCCT GCCCGGAACTACATAAACTCCTTGCCCTACATGCCAAAGAGGAGTTTCGCGGACGTCTTCATCGGCGCGAACCCTCTAG CTgtggacctgctggagaagaTGCTGGTACTGGACACGGACAAGCGCATCACGGCCTCGGAGGCCCTGGCCCACCCCTATTTCTCCCAGTACCATGACCCGGACGACGAGCCAGAAGCTGACCCGTACGACCAGAGCTTTGAGAGCCGCGAGCTGGACATCGAGGAGTGGAAAA GGCTGACCTACGAGGAGGTGCTTAGCTTTGTGCCACCCGCGTTTGACGGAGATGAGATGGAGTCGTGA